CTCCAGCCATGGCCACCCCTAATTTTGCAGCACGTGCTATTTCGTCTAAGTGCATATGTCCTGCTACTATTTCATTTTGGGCATTTACTATACCTATTAAGGGTTTATCTATTTCTTCTCTTGTATAACCCATTCCATAAAAAAGGGATCTAGCAGGAGCTCCTTTAGCTCCACCTTTAATTTTATTACTTCTCATTATTATAACCTCCTAAAAATTTTTCCAATTAAAAAAACCCCGCTCTAAGGTAAATTACAACCTTAGGGACGAGGTAAGTTTCGTGGTACCACCCTAATTTAAAATTTGCTCACACAAATCAACTCTTCAAGTCATTAATTAACTCTAGCCTTATAACGGTGGCACATGTGATTTAGCACAATACCGGCCTTGCCTACTAATATATTCGGCTTAGCAGTTTAGGAGTGATCATTATATACAATATTTAGCGCCTACTCTCAGCTAAATGTAGGTTCTCTGTAACTAAAGGAATTGTATTTTTCTCTCCATCATTACTTTTAATCATATTATTAAAAGCAATTGTACTACAATAACGAACAGAGGGCAATAGGGAATTTCAAAAATGCATAAAAATTCTTTAAATTTAATATTTTCAATAAAATTACACAAAATATAAATGTTGTTATTGTGATTTTCTAAAATCTTGATAAATGGACGAATATGGCATATAATAAAGAAGTAAGGACAATAAGGACGAATATGGCATATAATAAAGAAGTGAAGACAATAAGAAGGTACTTATACAAAAGACTATGGGCTGTTTTATTATAGCCTATTTTTTAAGTTAACTTTTAAATGTTTTTTTAAGAAGAATTTTTATTAAGATAAATTTTGAGAAAGTTGGTGATGGTTGTGGAATCAAGTCCTGTCCCCCAGATGGGTTATGGAAAATTCAATAGAAATAGGAGAAGCATAATCATTACAATAAATATAGGATGTGGTTCTCCTTTGTAAGGAGGGTCTAATTTGTGAAAGAAAATATTTTTGAACTTATTGAAGATAAGAAATATGGATTAGTTAGAAAAGAAATTATAAAGTTAAATACAGTAGATATAGCAGAATTTATTGAGGAATTACAGAAGGACCAAGCAGTAATTTTATTTAGGTTGCTTCCTAAGGACATGAGTGTAGAGGTATTTTCAAATTTAGAAAATGATACTCAAGAAGCTATTATAAGAGCTATAACAGATAAGGAAATTGCAAACATAGTAAATGATCTGTATTTTGATGATATGATAGACTTTATAGAAGAAATGCCAGCTAGTATTGTAAAGAAGATTTTAAAGCATTCTAAAGAAGATGAAAGAAAGCTTATAAATCAATTTTTAAATTATCCTGCCGATTCTGCAGGAAGCCTTATGACTATTGAGTATGTGGGTCTTAAAAAGGAAATGACATTAAAACAAGCTATGGAACTCATAAAAAGAGTTGGTATTGATAAGGAAACCATATATACATGCTATGTTATGGATTCGAATAGAAAACTAGAGGGCATAGTGTCTTTAAGAAAGCTTGTAATCAGTGATGAAAATAAAACTGTAGAAGAGATAATGGTAACAAATCCTATTAAAGTATATACTCATGATGATCAAGAAGAAATTGCTAAGGTGTTTAAGAAATATGATTTCATAGCTCTTCCTGTTGTGGATAAGGAAGATAGATTAACGGGAATTATTACAATAGATGATGTGGTAGACGTAATAGAACAAGAAAATACTGAAGATTTTCATAAGATGGCAGCTATGGAGCCTACAGAAGAAAATTATTTAGATACTAGTGTATTTACTTTAGCTAAAAGAAGAATAATGTGGCTTATGATATTAATGGTATCTGCCATGTTTACAGGAAGTATAATAAACAATTTTCAGGATGTATTAGAAAAAGTAGTAATATTGGCATCTTTTATGCCCATGTTAATGGGTACAGGTGGAAATGCTGGATCACAATCTTCAACTCTTGTAATTCGTGGTATGGCTCTAGAGCAAATTGAATTGTCAGATGTATTTAAAGTAATTGGAAAAGAATTAAGGGTAAGTATGTTAGTTGGATCAGGGTTAGCACTACTGAATTTTATTAGGATGTATTACTTGCAAAGTGTAGATATAAAAATTGCAACTACTGTATGTTTAACCTTAATAGTGGTAGTAGTAATAGCTAAACTCGTAGGTGGAACACTACCTATATTGGCAAGAAGTTTAAAGCTAGACCCAGCAATCATGGCAAGCCCATTTATAACTACTATAGTAGATGCAGTATCATTGTTTGTATACTTTAGTATGGCTAGTTATTTTCTAGGAATAGGCTAATAGTCCCTTAAGAAAATCATGAATTTTGCCGATTATAGAATGTAAGCTAAAATCGGAGGTAGGTTATGTCAAAAAATATAATGCTAGATGATAAAATAATTAAAAAAAATAAAATTGGAATTTTAATATATGATAAAGATTGGAAAGAATTATTTGTAAATAATATGACTAGGTCCATGAAAAAAAATGCTAAAATTTTAGATGAACTATGTAATGAACATAAGAGTGCAGAGAAAAATTCCATTTTACTTAAGAAAAAAAAGAAGCAGATTATAAAGGCCATACTAGAACTTTCAGATGAAATAAATAACAAAAATGAAGGTTCCGTAGAACGCCTTGAAAATATAAAGGAACAATTGGTACAAATAAATGATCAGATAGATGAAAATCAATTTTTATTAGAGACTTTACCTAGGAAAATTAAAAAATATAATTTAGAATTATTAGAGGAAAGTACCTATATAGCATATAAAAGTATAGAAAAAGAAAGTAAACGAGTTGAAGAGTTAGAAAGTGAAATGACCATACTAAGAGAGAAATTAGGAAATATGAGAGACGAAAAGATAAGCTTACAGGAAAAGGTAGATAAGGTATATGAATATATTCATAATACCCTTGGCCACAAGGAAGCTAATAAGTATGATACCAAATATTTATAAAGTGTGAATTAGTTTAAGCTAATTCACACTTTTAATTTTATGGAGAAATAAATTGGGTTTTCGTATTGAATGTGTCTATCCATATAGTATGAAAATTTGAAAATATGCTAAAATTGGTTAAACTAGTAATGTAGAAGGTTTTTTTTGAAATAAAGAGAATTAAATCATGTAGGAGTGATAGACTTGATAAAAGGTATAGGAATAGATATTATAGAAATATATAGAATTGAAGAGGCAATAGAAAGAAACAAAAGATTTATAGAAAGAATTTTTACTGAAAAGGAAATAGAATATTTTCAAAAGGTAAACTACAATACTAATACTATAGCAGGAAATTTTGCGGCAAAGGAAGCAATAATGAAGGTGTTGGGAACTGGTCTGAGAAATTTCAAACTAAAAGATATAGAAGTAGTTCGTAATGAATTAGGGAAGCCAGAGGCCATTCTTCATAATAATGCAAAAAAAATAAAGGAACAATTAGGAATAAGTAATATAATGATAAGTATATCTCATAGTAAAAAATATGCAGTTGCTAATGCTGTTGGAGAGTAAAAAAATAAAATAAAGTGAGTGTGAGTAATGAAAGTTGTAAGTGGAGAAGAGATGAAAAATATTGATAAAATGGCCATTGATAAATATAAGATTCCAGGAGTTGTTCTCATGGAAAATGCAGGACTGAAAGTGGTTGAGGAAATATGTAAATCTTTAGAAAAATATCGTAATAAAGTGATTACTATTATTTGTGGGGCAGGAAATAATGGAGGAGATGGCTTTGTAGTAGCAAGGCATTTAAAGAATATGGGAATTCCTATAAACTTATATCTCCTTGGAAATCCAGCTAACATAAAGGGTGACGCAAAGATAAACTATGATATAATATCAAAACTTAATATAGAAATTGGACTTTTAACTACTATTAATATACTAAAGAAGTTTTCAGAACATGTAAATAGAAGTTCCATAATAATAGATGCCATATTTGGAACGGGATTAAGCCGTCCCGTAGATGGATATATAAAGCAAGTAATTGATATTATAAACACATCTAATAATGAAGTTATATCAATAGATATTCCTTCTGGAATTTCAGCAGATGATGGTAGTGTATGTGGTGGTGCCATAAAAGCCAGTAAGACAGTAGTATTTCATTTACCTAAGTATGGAAATATATATTATCCAGGGAAGGACTATTGTGGAAATGTACTTATTAAAGACATAGGGATTCCTAAAGAAGTTGAAGAACAATTTGGATTGAAGGGAAATCTAATTACTCCTAAATACATAAAAAATAAGCTTAAAAAAAGAAATGGAGATACCCATAAAGGCACTTATGGAAAGGGATATATAATAGCTGGATCCGTAGGTATGACAGGAGCAGCCATGTTAACATGCAAAGGGGCTTTAAGAAGTGGTATAGGGATTCTAAGGCTAGCCATATCTCAAAGATTAAATTCCATATTAGAGTCAAGTCTCACAGAAGTTATAACAGTACCCTTATCAGAAACTAAAACGGGTACATTTAGTATAGCTGATATAGAAAAGATTATAAAGACTATGGAAGATAGTAATGTGGTAGGAATAGGACCTGGTTGTGGTAAAAGTAGGGAAATTGAAGATTTAATAAGGAATATATTAGAAAGGACTAGTATTCCTATTGTAATAGATGCAGATGGACTAAATGCTTTAGCTAGAAGGAAGGAAATTTTATCAGAAATAAAATCTCCTTGCGTAATGACTCCCCATATGGGAGAAATGGCTAGGCTTACAGATTTGGACATAGAGTATATAAAAAAGAATAAGATACAAGTAATATCTGAATTTGCTAAAAAGGTAAATTGTGTAGTAGTACTAAAGGATGCAAGAACAATGGTAGTTAATCCACAAGGGCAAGTTTTCATAAATACTACAGGAAATCCAGGTATGGCTTCAGCTGGAAGTGGAGATGTACTTACTGGAATTATTACAGGATTAATAGGTCAAGGGTTATCAACCTTCGAAGCAGCCGTATGTGGAGTATATATTCATGGGAAAGCAGGAGATTTTGCAGCACAAAAGTTAAGTGAATATAGTTTAAATGCTTCAGATATAGTAAATGAAATTGGAAGTGTATTTAAAGAGCTGTTACTATAAAAAATATATAAGTTTAGAGATTAGGGTTAGGGGTTTAGAGATAAAAACTCTCAACTCTTAACCCTTAATTAAAAAAAATAGAATATAAGTGAATAAATTCACGTAAAAATTATAAAAGACTCTTTTGTCTTTTAATAATTTTTATGGGTGATTGGGTGTATGAAGAAGGTCCTATGTGTAGCGTGTATTTTATTAATAGTTTTATCAGCTTGCGGTAAGAAAACAGATGAAGACATATTTTATAGTGTACAAAAAAAATTAAATAAAATGGAGCGTTATTCTTGTGAAATAGAAATAACATCTATTGGGAACAAAACTCCTCAAAAGTATGAAGTAAGGCAATGGTTTAAGAAACCAAATATGTATAAACTAGAAGTGATGAAACCTGAAAATTTAAAGGGAAAGGTTACTATTTCAGATGGAAATAAGACCTATATATATCATCCACAAATAGAGCAAACTTGGATGGTACAAAGAAATTCTAAGGAAAAAAATTTGTTTTTGGGATACTTTTTAGATAATTGTCTTAAAAGTGAAGACTCTACTATTGGCAGAAAAACTAAAAATGATATGGAATATGTGATTATAGACACTAATATACCAGGAAATCATCCTTATTATTCAAAAGAAAGATTATGGATACATACAAAGAACTTAAAACCAGCCTATTTAGAGGTGTTTGATAATAAGGGCAACACTAGAATATATATAGAATATTGCAAGTTTGTCTATGATCCTAAATTATCTGATGACTTTTTTCAGATGAAATAAAAGTTACTTAAGAAAAAGTGTGGGGGGACAAACAAATGAAGGATCTGACTAAACTAAGACCCGTATGGGCAGAAATTAATTTAGACAATTTAAAGTACAATATGATGCAAATAAGAAATAGAGTATCAAAGGATATTAAGGTTGGTGCAGTTATAAAGGCCGATGGATATGGTCATGGAGCATTAGAGATTGCAGATACTCTACTTGAAAGTGGAGCTGACTATTTAATGGTAGCCACTTTAGGAGAAGCATTACAATTAAGAGAAAAATATGATCAGGTACCCATACTTGTATTAGGGTATACGCCTAATGAATGTGCAGACGATGTTATTAATAACAATATATCTCAAACTATATATAATATGGAACAAGCAAAATATTACAATGAAATGGCGGAATATTTAGAAAAGAAAGCAATTTTGCATATTAAGATTGATACGGGAATGGGGAGATTGGGATTTAAGCCTACCCCAAGTTCAGTAGAAGATATTTTGCAAATAAATAGTTTATCCCATGTGGAATTAGAAGGAATATATACTCATTTTGCAGTGGCTGATGAAACTGATAAGACCTTTACAAAAGAACAATTTAATAAATTTGTATATGTAATAGAAACTTTAGAGAAAAATAATGTGAATATAAAAATAAAACATACATCTAATAGTGCAGCCATAATAGATATGGATAGCACCCATTTAGATATGGTTAGAGCAGGTATTATATTGTATGGACTTTACCCATCAGAAAATATTCAAAAAAGTTTATTAGATGTAAAACCCATCCTTAGCTTAAAGGCTAAAGTAAGTAATGTTAAAGTTATAGACAAGGGAGAAACGGTAGGGTATGGACGTAAATACCAAGCCCCAGATAAAACTAAAATTGCTACAATACCTATTGGATATGCAGATGGATTTACTAGAATGTTATCAGGAAAGGCGAATGTATTAATAAATGGTAAGTTGGCTCCTGTTGTAGGCAGAATATGCATGGATCAATGTATGGTAGATGTATCTTCAATTGAAAATGTAAAAATAGGAGATGAAGTAGTATTAATAGGAAGTTCAGGAAAAAATTACATAAGTGTAGATACTATTGCTCAAAGTTTAGATACTATAAACTATGAGGTTGTATGTATGATAAATAAGAGGGTTCCTAGGGTATATATAAGAGAAAATCAGGTTATTCATATAAAATCGTGAAAAAAAGTATAAAAAAGTAGTCATATTGACACACTTATAATGAATATTATATAATTGAGTATATATTTGAGTAAATATTATTTATATATAATGTAAATATTAAAATAAACATGTTGCTTACTGCAGGAGGTGTGGATGTGGCTGAGTCAAAGCGTATAATGATCAGCTTACCGAATAGCTTACTACAAGAGGTGGACCATCTTGTGGAGATGGAAAAAAGAAATAGGAGCGAGTTCATAAGAGAAGCTATGAAGTTATATATTAGGGAGAGAAGGAAAATACAAATAAGAGAAAATATGAAAAAAGGCTACCGAGAAATGGGCGCTATGAATCTAGCTTTATCTGAAGTTGGACTGGATTTAGATATGAATGCTCTTAAGAGATATGAAGAAAAGTTAGCGGAGTGTGAGTAATGTGATTATTAAAAGAGGAGATATTTTTTATGCAGATTTAAGTCCTGTTGTAGGTTCGGAACAGGGTGGTGTTCGTCCTGTTTTGGTCGTCCAAAATAACGTGGGAAACAAATATAGCCCTACAATTATTGTAGCGGCTATAACCTCACAAATTAATAAGGCAAAGCTCCCAACACATATAGAAATTAATGCATCTGAATACGGCCTCCCAAAGGATTCTGTAGTTTTGCTAGAACAAGTAAGGACTATAGATAAAAAAAGGTTAAGAGAAAAAATTGGTCATTCTGACGAAGATATGATGAGTAAAGTGGACGAAGCTTTAATGATAAGTTTTGGACTGGTAGATTTTTAAATAATAGAGTTTTTGTGGTAAAATATAAAATAAGGAGTGAATATATATTTACTAGACTTATTTTATAAAGGAGTATCATATGAAGAAGAATGTACTACTAATCATCATGTCCACTTGTATATTGTTTTTGTTATCACCCATAAGTAAGGCTAATAGTGTCATGCCTGGATCGGAAGATGACCCATTAGTAACACAAACTTATGTGGAAATGAGAAATTCCCAACTAAAATACTATGTGGATGAAAAATTATCACAAATATCTCAAAATGATAGTGGTGGCCAAACTACATATCCTGTATTTGAAGTAATTGAAACTTATAGCGGACAGAGAATTATAGCAGGAGCAAGTACGGAGTTGATTGTACGTTCAGGAAGTGCAACTGCAATTGGAAGTGCTTCTGGTGGTGTGCTAGATTTGATTTCTGGAGTAGACCTACAAACAGGCCAAAATGTGCCCCTTAATCACCTTTTGTTATTTCCAAGGGACGATGGAAGGGGAATTGTGGTAGGTCAAGATAAAACTTATATATTAATAAAAGGACCATACGAGATTAAATAAAAGCGCTCAGGCGCTTTTTTTACTTGTGACGGAGGAAAATATGAGCAATTATAAAAAAACTGCAAAAACCATTTTAATGGTAATAATACTGAGCTTCTCAGCAAAATTTATGGGGTTTCTAAGGGATGCTTTGATAGGAAGCCAATTTGGAGCTAATAAAGAATCAGATGCATATTTGATAGCTTTAAATTGTACGTCAATAGTATTTGTAAGTATAGGAAGTGCCCTTATAACAGGTGTAATTCCAATTGTTATAGGGGAGATGAAAAAGGGAAAGGAACATGCTTTTAAATTTGTAAATAATCTGTTAAATATACTTATTTTAATATCAGTAATATTATCTAGTTTAGGAATAATATTTTCCAGGGAAATAATGACTGTGGTAGCAACGGGGTTTGATGAAAATAAATTGAATCTGAGCGTTGAACTAGTTAAAATTATGTATCCCATATTAATATGTATTTCTATAACCTATGTGTTTGTGGCCATGCTTCAATCTTTAGAAATGTTTAAAGTCACATCACTAATAAGTTTTCCTGCTAATATTATTAGTATATTGTATCTCATGTTTTTATCTAAAACATATGGTGTTAAGGGCTTAGCCGTAATAACCTTAGTAGGATGGGTGTTTCAATTTTTAGTACAAGTACCTTTCTTGTTAAAGGAAGGATATAAATATAGATTTAAAATAAATTTTAAAGATGAGAATATAAAAAGAGTATTTAAAGTATTAATTCCTATGATTATAGTGGCATCTTCTATACAAATGAACATATTGATAGATGAAAAGTATGCTTCTTTATTAAAAGACGGAACTGTTTCTTACATACACTATGGAAATACATTGTATCAGGCTATAGCCACTACGACCATATTGGGAATTAGCATGGTTGTATTTCCTAAATTTGCTCAAATGTCAATCAAGTTAAAGGACAAGGAGTATTCAGAATTTGTATCAAAGGTCTTAGGCGTAATTATCTTTATATTAATACCTGTTACCATAGGAATTATAGTTCTTAGGAATGAAGTAATAGGAATTGTTTATGAAAGGGGAGCCTTCGGAAAAGAGGATACCCTAATAGCAGGAATAGTTTTCGCCAGTTATTCTCTAGGAGCAGTATTTTTAGGTATACAAGATTTAGTTAACAAGGCTTTTTATGCAAAAAATAATGTATTTAGTCCCATGAAGGTGAGCTTAATAGTAATAGTTTTAAACATAATACTAAATGTTACTACTGTAGAAAACTATGGTGTGGTTGGACTGGCCATAAGTACCTCCGTAAGTATGATAATAGGAACTTTCCTATTAATATATGAGTTTATGAAAAAATTAAATTATTTAAACATCAAAGGAATAATTGTGACTTTCCTTAAAAGTTTACTTGCTGCAACCATAATGTTTATTGTGGTGACTTTGGTAAAAGATGGATTGTATTTATATGTTGATAAAAACTCATTATTGTATAAAATTGTAGTAGTAGGTATAATTACTACTACAGGCGCAATAACCTATGGTGTAGCTTCAATAAAATTGAATATTAAAGAAGCAATTTATATATATGATGATTTTTTAAAAGGTAGATTTAAGAAATTAACTTAAAGGAAGTGATAAACTTGAGGAAAAATCCTTTTCTTATATGTGTATTAATAGTGAGTATACTAGCATCTATGTTTGTAGCAGTGGGTAGGATTAATACGGAAAAAGAGAACAAGTATGTGGATGTAATATTAGATTATGATGAAATGAATAAAATGGCTAAACAATCGGAAAAAGATTTAAAATGGTGGCTTGAGAAATTCAAAGAAATGAATGTTTATGGAGTGGCCATTAATGAAGAGTCCATAAATTCCATGATAAAAGAAGGTAAAAATATAAAAGCGGAAATGATAGGAAATATAATAGAGAAAGAAAATTGGGAAGAAAAGTATCCTGATAGTCTATTAGCCCTTATAGACAAAAGGGATGATATATACGATGTATTATTACATACAGATAGTGAAGCAAACTATAATTTTATAAAAGAAGGTCTTACTACTAGATATGGAAAAGAAAAGTTTTGGACCTTTAAGGATGATGAAAAGTATTACATATATATGGACGGTAGAGTTGACGAAGCATTATATACAAAGGATATAGAACTTGTAGATTACGAAGAGAAAGTATTTAAACAAAAGGGAAAGCTTTATTCTACAAAGGTTCTGAATATGGGACTTGGGCTAGATAAGGATAAAATAGATTTTATTAAGAGTACAGGCCTTAAGGTTATTCCTAGACCTATGTATTATGAAATTTGGGGGAATGGAAAAACTGTACATAGTATTCTTAATCAATATGAAGAGTTAGATGTGGTACCTAAATACATGATATTTGCAGGATCTGAAGTATTAGGATATAAAGAGTATATGGATGAGACGGCTAAATATATGAAAGAAAATAATATTTTAGTAGGTATGATAGAATCGGGAGTTCAAAGGGAACACATAAAGCAAAAGGGATTATATGAACTAGTAGAAAAGATGAACTACGATGTCACAAGGGTTTTCACCGTATGGCCTTATATACAAGAACGATACAAGTATTATAACTATGAAGGAGCAGAAGAAATAGAAAATACTTTAAATCGTGCCATAACAGAGAGAAATATAAGACTTATTTATTTTAAGCCTTTTAAATATAGTGCGTCAAAATACGTAACAGAATATGATGCATATGAGGACATGTTTAAACGCTTTGAAACAAGACTTAGTAAGAGTAATCTAGAAATAGGAAGAGTAGTTCCTATGAAAGAAAGACATGTTCGTGTGAGACATAAACTTCTAATAGGACTAGGAATAGTATCAGGAACTATATTATTGCTTAACAATTTAATTGAGACTAAGAAAAAGTATCAATATATTTTATTTGGCCTGGGAAGTGTATGTGTATTCTTACTTACTAGAATGTCTCTGGGAGACAAAATATTGGCTATGATGGCTGCTATTGTGTTCCCGTCTTTGAGCGTTACTTATATGATGAAAAAATGGAAAGAGTATAATGAGAAAAAGATTACAGACCATAAGAAAATTATTGTTTTAGGCATAAAAACACTATTAGTTGGAAGTTGTATTTCATTAATAGGTGCTTTTATGGTAGGCACAATTTTATCAGATATTAGATATATGCTTGAGATGGATATCTATAGGGGGGTTAAGTTTAGTCAGCTTCTTCCTATATTAGTAATGAGTATAGCCTATTTAATTTACTTTGGATATAAGAGAGGCGAAAATGAAAAAAGTATATTACCTTTAAGGGATATAAAGAGATTGTTTTTAGAAGACATAAAGGTGCTTTATGTATTTGCTGGAGTAGTGGTATTAATTGCAGGATATGTATATATGGCAAGAACTGGTCATGAAAGTAATATACAGCCTTCTACCCTAGAGATGATATTTAGAAATATACTAGAAGAAAAGTTAATAGCTAGACCTAGAAATAAAGAGTTCTTAGTAGCTTTCCCGGCAGTTATAGTGTGTACCTATGCAGCATGTAGACGATATAACATGTTAATATTTCTATCTGCATTAGCAGTTATAATAGGACAAACTTCCATAGTAAATACTTTTTGCCATTTAAGAACGCCAATGCTAATGTCCATAATCAGAACTATTTATTCTTTAGGATTTGGTATTGTTTTAGGAATAGTATATATGATTGCTTTGGAAATTATAATACAGATAGGTAAGAAATTGAGGGGATTGAATGTGTAGAATAACTATTTCAGGATATTATGGATTTAATAATATTGGTGATGAAGCCATTTTAGTATCCATGATCAATAGCCTGAAAAAGAGGATAGATAAGGTACAAGTGACGGTTTTGTCTGCTAATCCTCATATGACTAGTGAAAAGCATGGTGTTAGTGCTGTTGACAGAAAGTCATTAAAAGGTGTGCTTGATGCTATTAAGGATTGTGATTTGTTTATAAGTGGAGGCGGAAGCCTCCTTCAAGACGTGACTAGTAGAAGAAGTATCATCTACTATTTAGTAATTATGTTTATGAGTCTTATCTTAAGGAAAAAAATATTAATATATTCTCAAGGGATAGGTCCTATTAGTACTACTTCTAATAGGATATTTACCAAATTCATATTAAATAGGGTAGAAGCCATAACTGTAAGGGATGAAAAATCAAAGAAAGAATTAATAGATATGGGAGTAAGTGAGCCACCCATATTTGTTACTGCTGACCCTGTTATAGGATTAGATAAAGTATGCTTAGATTTTGGTGAAAAAATAATAAAAGAAGAAAAAAGGAATAATAATAAAATTATAGGATTTGCCATGCGTGGATGGCGAGATAATGTGGAGTTTAATAATAAAATATGTAAAGTGGCAGATAGAATAATAAAGGAACTAGGCTATGAAGTAGCTTTTATACCATTCCATTATGGAGAAGATATAAAAATAATGGACTATATTGAAAATAATATGGAAAAGGATGCTATTTTCATAAGAAAGAGATATGAAATTCATGAGATGCTTAGTATTATAGGTAATTTTCAGCTACTAGTAGGTGTGAGATTACATTCCCTAATATTTGCAGCTGTAATGAACACTCCTATTATAGGCATATCTTATGATCCTAAAATTAATAGTTTCATGGAGTCTATCAATTTAGATACATGTGGAACAGTAAAGGATCTAGATGAAGAGGCCTTGTTCTTAGATATAAGGTCAAAGCTAGATAATTTAGATGAAGAAAAATCTGACCTTTATAACAATGTGGAAAAGATAAAGGACGATTTAAAAATCAATGATGAGGTTGTACAAAAGTTGATTAAAGGAGAAAAAATATGAGAAACATAGCACGTATAATGGGTGTACCTGTGGATAAGGGATCTTTAGTAGATGCTACTAATAGGATAAAAGAGCTTTTAAACAAGGATGGTTGTAGTCAAGTTGTTACTCCAAATACAGAGATAGTCATGTCTGCACAAGAAGATAAGGAGTTATTAAAAGTCATAGAAGAAGCTGATTTAGTAATTCCAGATGGTATAGGTCTTATCTATGCTTCAAAGATAAAGAAAAAGGGCTTGACTGAGAGAGTAACAGGAGTAGACCTTATGGCACAAATATTAAACTATTGTAATGAAGAAGAAAAAAGTATATACTTGTTTGGTGGCAAGCCTAATGTGGCTAATATGGCTGCTGAGAATATATTGAAGAAATTCCCCAATATAAAGATAGCTGGAACACAGGATGGATACTACAAAGCAGAAGATGAAGAAAAAATAATAGATTCAATAAATGAGATAAAACCAGATGTACTATTCACAGCTTTAGGAGCTCCAAGACAGGAAAAATTAATATATAAGTATAAAAACATTTTAAAGGTAAAGTTAGCCGCCGGAGTAGGTGGTAGCGT
The sequence above is a segment of the Anaeromicrobium sediminis genome. Coding sequences within it:
- the acpS gene encoding holo-ACP synthase; the encoded protein is MIKGIGIDIIEIYRIEEAIERNKRFIERIFTEKEIEYFQKVNYNTNTIAGNFAAKEAIMKVLGTGLRNFKLKDIEVVRNELGKPEAILHNNAKKIKEQLGISNIMISISHSKKYAVANAVGE
- a CDS encoding LolA family protein — translated: MKKVLCVACILLIVLSACGKKTDEDIFYSVQKKLNKMERYSCEIEITSIGNKTPQKYEVRQWFKKPNMYKLEVMKPENLKGKVTISDGNKTYIYHPQIEQTWMVQRNSKEKNLFLGYFLDNCLKSEDSTIGRKTKNDMEYVIIDTNIPGNHPYYSKERLWIHTKNLKPAYLEVFDNKGNTRIYIEYCKFVYDPKLSDDFFQMK
- a CDS encoding NAD(P)H-hydrate dehydratase, with product MKVVSGEEMKNIDKMAIDKYKIPGVVLMENAGLKVVEEICKSLEKYRNKVITIICGAGNNGGDGFVVARHLKNMGIPINLYLLGNPANIKGDAKINYDIISKLNIEIGLLTTINILKKFSEHVNRSSIIIDAIFGTGLSRPVDGYIKQVIDIINTSNNEVISIDIPSGISADDGSVCGGAIKASKTVVFHLPKYGNIYYPGKDYCGNVLIKDIGIPKEVEEQFGLKGNLITPKYIKNKLKKRNGDTHKGTYGKGYIIAGSVGMTGAAMLTCKGALRSGIGILRLAISQRLNSILESSLTEVITVPLSETKTGTFSIADIEKIIKTMEDSNVVGIGPGCGKSREIEDLIRNILERTSIPIVIDADGLNALARRKEILSEIKSPCVMTPHMGEMARLTDLDIEYIKKNKIQVISEFAKKVNCVVVLKDARTMVVNPQGQVFINTTGNPGMASAGSGDVLTGIITGLIGQGLSTFEAAVCGVYIHGKAGDFAAQKLSEYSLNASDIVNEIGSVFKELLL
- the alr gene encoding alanine racemase yields the protein MKDLTKLRPVWAEINLDNLKYNMMQIRNRVSKDIKVGAVIKADGYGHGALEIADTLLESGADYLMVATLGEALQLREKYDQVPILVLGYTPNECADDVINNNISQTIYNMEQAKYYNEMAEYLEKKAILHIKIDTGMGRLGFKPTPSSVEDILQINSLSHVELEGIYTHFAVADETDKTFTKEQFNKFVYVIETLEKNNVNIKIKHTSNSAAIIDMDSTHLDMVRAGIILYGLYPSENIQKSLLDVKPILSLKAKVSNVKVIDKGETVGYGRKYQAPDKTKIATIPIGYADGFTRMLSGKANVLINGKLAPVVGRICMDQCMVDVSSIENVKIGDEVVLIGSSGKNYISVDTIAQSLDTINYEVVCMINKRVPRVYIRENQVIHIKS
- a CDS encoding type II toxin-antitoxin system PemK/MazF family toxin; the encoded protein is MSNVIIKRGDIFYADLSPVVGSEQGGVRPVLVVQNNVGNKYSPTIIVAAITSQINKAKLPTHIEINASEYGLPKDSVVLLEQVRTIDKKRLREKIGHSDEDMMSKVDEALMISFGLVDF
- the mgtE gene encoding magnesium transporter: MKENIFELIEDKKYGLVRKEIIKLNTVDIAEFIEELQKDQAVILFRLLPKDMSVEVFSNLENDTQEAIIRAITDKEIANIVNDLYFDDMIDFIEEMPASIVKKILKHSKEDERKLINQFLNYPADSAGSLMTIEYVGLKKEMTLKQAMELIKRVGIDKETIYTCYVMDSNRKLEGIVSLRKLVISDENKTVEEIMVTNPIKVYTHDDQEEIAKVFKKYDFIALPVVDKEDRLTGIITIDDVVDVIEQENTEDFHKMAAMEPTEENYLDTSVFTLAKRRIMWLMILMVSAMFTGSIINNFQDVLEKVVILASFMPMLMGTGGNAGSQSSTLVIRGMALEQIELSDVFKVIGKELRVSMLVGSGLALLNFIRMYYLQSVDIKIATTVCLTLIVVVVIAKLVGGTLPILARSLKLDPAIMASPFITTIVDAVSLFVYFSMASYFLGIG
- a CDS encoding CopG family ribbon-helix-helix protein, whose amino-acid sequence is MAESKRIMISLPNSLLQEVDHLVEMEKRNRSEFIREAMKLYIRERRKIQIRENMKKGYREMGAMNLALSEVGLDLDMNALKRYEEKLAECE